The following nucleotide sequence is from Streptomyces brevispora.
TGTCGCTCCCGGCCAACACCTACTGGGACGACAACGGCTTCGTCACCTACTGGCAGACCGAGATGGCCGACGCCCTCCAGTACTGAGCCCGTACGCGGGGGCGGCCCCGGAGCCGAACCGGATCCGCCGCCCCGCCGCTCGCTCCCCCTACGATGGCTGCCATGGCCATGCTCGTACACCTGACCCCAGCTGCGAACGCGGCCCGTATCCGGAAGTCCGGGATACGGGCCGTCAGCCATGGCCGCGTCGAGGACGGCAGCAACACGAGCGCGAAGGGCCTGTTCTGCTTCCCGGTCCTGCCTTCCTACACGCTGACCCACCAGTGGCTGCGCGAGCTCGCCCGCCGGGGCGGCCCGCGCGGCCTCGTCGCGGTCCAGCTCCGGCTGCCGGACGACGAACCCGTCACGGTCGGCCACTACTGCAACCGGCCGGGCCGGGCCCACCTCTCCACCACGGCGAGCGGGGCCGTGCGAAGGGTGGCCGCGCTGGAGGACCCGCGGGGCTGGGAGGTCTTCGTCCCCCGGGCCGTCACCCGAGCCGAGATCCACCGGGTGCGCGCCGTGCGCCAGTTGACCGGCTGGCGGTACTTCCCCGACTCCAACGGCAAGCGGCCCTGTACCTGTTACGGCTGCCGGGTGCGCGGCGAGTACGGCTCGCAGCGGCTGCGCCGGCGCAGGCCGCACCCGCTCGACGGACCGGCGCCCGCAACTCCCGTCCTCCTCAGGCGGATCGCCGACGGCGGCGACCCGGGCGACGCGGCACAACTGTGCGCGGCCCTGCACTGGCTGGGCATGCGCCGACGGGGCCCGGTCGGACAGCTGGCCCACCTCGCCGACCACCCCGACGCCACCGTCCGCACGGCCCTGGTCGAGGCCGTGGCCGGCTGGTCGACACCCGGCGTCGACACACTGCTCCGGCGCCTGTCCGAGGACCCGGACGAGGACGTACGCGAAGCCGTCGGCTGCACCGAACGGCTGCCCCCGGCCTGAGCCGAAGGACACGCACGGGGAATGCGCCGCCGCCCACGGGGAAGTCACACACAATGGACCGGACAGAGAGCCTCATCGACCAGTTCCGCGCACAGCCCCCCGAGAGCGACAAGAGGCGCGAACTCGTCGCGGGAGTGAGCGGCATACTCGCGGACCGGCCCGACCACCCGGCGGCCCTGCCGTTCCTCGCCTCGGTGACCGAGGACACCGAGGAGTACGAGCTCGCCAGGATCGAGGCGGCGACGGCCCTGCGGATGTGGCCGCCCACGGACGACGCGCACCGGCAACGGGCCGCCCGCGCACTGCTCGCCGTGATGCGCGGCCCCGACGAGGACCTGGTGCGGCAGTACGTGGCCATGGCGCTCGGCCCCTACGCGGACGATCCGGAGATCCACGACGCGATGGCGGCCGCCGTCCTCTTCGACGAGGACCAGCTCGTCCGGGACAACGCCCTGGCCGCGCTCAGCCACGCGGGCCCGAGCGACGGCCGGGCCGAGGTGCTGCACCGGCTCGCCGACGACCGGACACTGGGCCGGGAGGCGGCCCGCATCCTCACGGCCTGGGGCCTCGGACCGGCGGTCTGAGGGACCGGCCCCCGCCCTCAGCCCTCGCCCCCGGACAGCCTCACCGGCCGACATGTGGGGCATCGTGGGTCATCGTCCACCGTTGCAGCGGCTACGACGACGCGGGGCGCCTGATCACGAGCGGCCCGCGCATGACGGCGCCGCCAGGCGGGTCGGGTGCCCGCCCCGTCCCGGTGCAGGTCTCGGTGTCGATGCCCCTGCGCTACGCGCTGACCAGGTCGGCCAACCTCACCTTCACACGGCTCGGCAAGCACATCGGGCTGAAGAAGGTGAAGAAGATGGCGGTCGCGGCCGGGCTGCGCGAGGAGAGCCTGGCCCGCCTGGACAAGTCCTTCCCCCTCGGCACGTCCACACCGAGCGCGGTCAGGATGGCGGACGCGTACACCGCCTTCAGCAACAACGGCATGGGGGCCGAGCCCTACTCGGTGACCGGGGTGACGCGGGACGGCGAGACGGTCAAGGGCTTCGGGAAGGCGGAACCGCAGCGCGCGATGAACGCCTCCGTGGCGCACGACGTGAAGGACAGCCTGGGGATCGTGGCCTGGACGTCACTGGCCCGGGACAGGAAGTTCGACGCGCTCGCCGATTCCAGGACCCTCGACGACCTCTCGGCGGGCGCGACCCATGAGGACGACCGGATGAGGTCGGCCTGGTTCATCGGCCACGCCGAGGGGCTGACCACGGCGGTGACGATGTTCCGCAACAAGCCGGGAACCCCTCAACTACTGGGAATGCAGGGTGTCGGCGGAGACGATTCGGAGCGCGGGAACGTCTTCCCGCTCCGGATCTGGACCACCTACGCCACCGGAAAGTAGGCCCGCCGGCCGACCGGGGCCGCGACGCGAAAGTCCCGCCTCCGGACCCGTGGTACGTCACAGGTCCGGGGGCGGGACTTTCGCGTACCCGCTTCAGGAACCGCCGCGCCCCAGCCGCTGCGCGACCTCCGTCGCCCAGTACGTCAGGATCATCTGCGCGCCCGCCCGCCGGATACCGGTCAGGCTCTCCATGATCGCCGCGTCCCGGTCGATCCAGCCCCGCTCCGCGGCGGCCTCGATCATCGAGTACTCGCCACTGATCTGGTACGCCGCCACCGGCACGTCCACCGACTCCGCGACCTTCGCCAGGACGTCCAGATACGGTCCGGCCGGCTTGACCATGACCATGTCCGCACCCTCGCCGAGGTCGAGCGCGAGCTCGCGCAGGGACTCGCGGAAGTTGGCCGGGTCCTGCTGGTACGTCTTGCGGTCACCCTTGAGCGAGGAGCCGACGGCCTCGCGGAACGGGCCGTAGAAGGCGGAGGAGTACTTCGCCGTGTACGCGAGGATCGACACGTCCTCGTGCCCCGTCTGGTCCAGCGCGTCACGGACCACCCCGACCTGGCCGTCCATCATGCCGCTGGGGCCGACCACATGGGCGCCCGCGTCGGCCTGGACCTGCGCCATCTCCGCGTACCGCTCCAGCGTCGCGTCGTTGTCGACCCGGCCGTCCTCGGTCAGCACACCGCAGTGGCCGTGGTCGGTGTACTCGTCCAGACAGAGGTCGGACATGATGACGAGATCGTCACCGACCTCCTCGCGGACCGCGCGCAGACCGACCTGGAGGATGCCGTCCGGGTCGGTGCCCGCCGTGCCGCGGGCGTCCTTCTTCTCGTCCAGCGG
It contains:
- a CDS encoding HEAT repeat domain-containing protein, encoding MAMLVHLTPAANAARIRKSGIRAVSHGRVEDGSNTSAKGLFCFPVLPSYTLTHQWLRELARRGGPRGLVAVQLRLPDDEPVTVGHYCNRPGRAHLSTTASGAVRRVAALEDPRGWEVFVPRAVTRAEIHRVRAVRQLTGWRYFPDSNGKRPCTCYGCRVRGEYGSQRLRRRRPHPLDGPAPATPVLLRRIADGGDPGDAAQLCAALHWLGMRRRGPVGQLAHLADHPDATVRTALVEAVAGWSTPGVDTLLRRLSEDPDEDVREAVGCTERLPPA
- a CDS encoding HEAT repeat domain-containing protein, with translation MDRTESLIDQFRAQPPESDKRRELVAGVSGILADRPDHPAALPFLASVTEDTEEYELARIEAATALRMWPPTDDAHRQRAARALLAVMRGPDEDLVRQYVAMALGPYADDPEIHDAMAAAVLFDEDQLVRDNALAALSHAGPSDGRAEVLHRLADDRTLGREAARILTAWGLGPAV
- a CDS encoding penicillin-binding transpeptidase domain-containing protein; the encoded protein is MTAPPGGSGARPVPVQVSVSMPLRYALTRSANLTFTRLGKHIGLKKVKKMAVAAGLREESLARLDKSFPLGTSTPSAVRMADAYTAFSNNGMGAEPYSVTGVTRDGETVKGFGKAEPQRAMNASVAHDVKDSLGIVAWTSLARDRKFDALADSRTLDDLSAGATHEDDRMRSAWFIGHAEGLTTAVTMFRNKPGTPQLLGMQGVGGDDSERGNVFPLRIWTTYATGK
- the hemB gene encoding porphobilinogen synthase; protein product: MTVYGNFPGSRPRRLRTTPVMRRMVAETRLDPANLILPAFVREGIDAPVAIAAMPGVRQHTLDTLRKAAVDAVSAGVSGIMLFGVPLDEKKDARGTAGTDPDGILQVGLRAVREEVGDDLVIMSDLCLDEYTDHGHCGVLTEDGRVDNDATLERYAEMAQVQADAGAHVVGPSGMMDGQVGVVRDALDQTGHEDVSILAYTAKYSSAFYGPFREAVGSSLKGDRKTYQQDPANFRESLRELALDLGEGADMVMVKPAGPYLDVLAKVAESVDVPVAAYQISGEYSMIEAAAERGWIDRDAAIMESLTGIRRAGAQMILTYWATEVAQRLGRGGS